Proteins encoded by one window of Puntigrus tetrazona isolate hp1 chromosome 17, ASM1883169v1, whole genome shotgun sequence:
- the LOC122362234 gene encoding kinesin-like protein KIF26A isoform X3, protein MMDWKEVAAQKLNLSSKRKKQQPPLVYPQEPSIYPTNFSAVLQFSPPPAPPCLLRAGSKAKENPGMGKVKVMMRICPSLGIVDSSESLSFLKVDTRKKQLTLYDPSLNTQPTSVHRRAVLPAPKMFAFDSVFSQDASQAEVCSGTVAEVIQSVVNGADGCIFCFGHVNVGKTYTMIGTDGSTQSLGIAPCAISWLFKLINERKEKTGTRFSVRVSAVEIYGKEESLQDLLSDVPTGSLQDGQSPGVYLREDPICGTQLQNQSELRAPTAEQAALFLDAAIAARSTNRPDADEEDRRNSHMLFTLHIYQYRMEKSGKGGMSGGRSRLHLIDLGSCEKVLCKSRDAGGGLCLSLTALGNVILALANGAKHVPYRDSKLTMLLRDSLGNINCRTTMIAHISDSPANYSESLTTIQLASRIHRMRKKKSKYASSSSGGESSCDEGRIRRPPHLRPFHPRTVALDPDLPSFLSDPDYSSSSEQSCDTVIYVGPGGAAISDRELSDNEGPPAFVPIIPSLNRKQRGKEGPVDRDHFKCNTFAELQERLECIDGSEEPTDFVGESGGNSASPKMDRDATKLKEGSGCVSVSPKTPTKAILPTQDSISKKSSSVANKLPGSPKHKSKLEHSMLQSATLDKDLRDISESRTSADGEKVQISDNDALLCTPGKQSKPTVSQNSEPVVREKVFFTKKLPKPAPPPPQQKDYVRVSSESEEKSATRIPPIGMSHQKRGDSNEKSTVKIHNLNSRTSGEMRSNLRERCMEKDILRTTVTLKQPVELNGEDELVFTLVEELSIGNIVDNGRPSSIVSFNSDCSLQALASGSRPVSIISSINDEFDAYTCNVGTSESNIKMVTPLQEQACTSLGSRGSSITSWLSEVSVCTLESEGAQTVDVFLPQGTHTGPDSSFYLDSLRMFQSSPQKEPKNSLNDSGCSFSDLDSDSAISNKLSLSKCPSSPEAPQQSAKSLPKLAKANTIHLSDPKSFQDSQVVQCSLSRKLKPTSFATQSSSISGSSSSSNWRREPPRQDCIPDPWHQVDCSLEPSVTSNSGSSRLVKNGLSGIPARKAGTSSNSVPRLPKTLGSNPSQRVVDGCEKSSNNRKMESPSKMPQLRRGATTLGTVPVIHSSIEVKLAQDIGSSGGSLKFASLGKSGKASKQEESISKPGNVSPPPPPVRKSSLDQKNRILFPSSALKSAYEAGKSLGPRATGLEDDIDLSFRGDSNSLRTSNLKSEHSLIKATSSLKARGARGDTGQLYGSQVSLERCDSLSSLGSKPALSRENSGASLNSKSSKSVVRFGSPVATSSPIATSPPSCINPVTTVKSGIVKGSLNTRQIPVNANKARTLSASNSKALSSSTKSLVVPTTRNANLPPSGKTALPRATVGGNGKSTRGTIMGTKQAMRAANSRVSELALANPSGKHAKGSGDSDSGNDSGVNLNDDKHTPIPILPSPYSKITAPRRPQRYSSGHGSDNSSVLSGELPPAMGRTALFYHSGGSSGYESMIRDSEATCSASSAHDSMSESGMSSSGRTRSSKAPKKRSNGLQRRRLIPAPLPDTSSLGKSGTTGQWVDLPPMSGPLKEPFEIKVYEIDDVERLQRRRQEKTDEGLMYFNTKLKVLEKRQQQIRDLRAKHKTLKEELEDTKSRLMMEPSKWIGEFEVDEDLDQESQEYLEALEQATAELEYCVNLCKCRVMMVTCFDIRVASDMQEGPREVEV, encoded by the exons GGCTGCTCAGAAGCTGAATCTGTCATCCAAACGGAAGAAGCAGCAGCCTCCACTGGTATACCCCCAGGAGCCCTCCATCTACCCCACTAACTTTAGTGCTGTCCTTCAGTTTTCACCTCCACCTGCTCCACCATGTCTGCTCAGGGCGGGGTCAAAGGCCAAGGAGAACCCTGGCATGGGCAAG gtCAAAGTAATGATGCGGATCTGTCCATCACTGGGGATTGTGGATTCATCCGAGTCCCTGTCATTCCTGAAGGTGGACACTCGTAAGAAACAACTGACCCTCTACGATCCCTCACTCAACACACAGCCCACCTCAGTGCATAGACGAGCAGTGCTGCCCGCCCCAAAGATGTTTGCCTTCGACTCTGTTTTTTCCCAAGATGCCTCTCAA GCTGAAGTTTGCTCAGGGACAGTGGCTGAAGTTATTCAGTCAGTGGTTAATGGAGCCGATGGGTGTATTTTCTGCTTTGGTCATGTTAATGTTG GCAAGACATACACCATGATTGGCACGGACGGCTCCACGCAGAGCCTTGGCATTGCGCCCTGTGCCATCTCCTGGCTGTTCAAGCTCATCAACGAGCGCAAGGAGAAGACTGGCACGCGTTTTTCGGTACGGGTGTCAGCCGTGGAAATCTACGGCAAGGAAGAGAGCCTGCAGGACCTGCTTTCTGATGTGCCCACAGGAAGTCTGCAGGACGGCCAGTCGCCTGGCGTCTACCTGCGTGAGGACCCCATCTGCGGCACACAG CTCCAAAACCAGAGTGAATTAAGGGCTCCCACTGCAGAGCAGGCCGCCCTGTTTCTTGATGCCGCCATCGCAGCACGTAGCACCAACCGACCAGACGCAGATGAGGAAGACCGCCGCAACTCTCACATGCTGTTCACCTTACACATCTACCAGTACCGCATGGAGAAGAGCGGCAAGGGTGGAA TGTCTGGTGGTAGAAGCAGATTGCATCTGATTGACCTGGGAAGCTGTGAGAAGGTGCTTTGTAAGAGCAGGGACGCAGGAGGaggtctgtgtctgtctctgacTGCATTAGGAAACGTGATACTGGCTTTGGCCAATGGAGCTAAACATGTTCCATACAG gGATAGCAAGCTCACCATGTTACTGCGAGATTCCTTGGGGAACATCAACTGCAGGACAACCATGATTGCCCACATCTCTGACTCCCCTGCCAATTATTCAGAGTCTCTTACCACTATTCAGCTGGCCTCCCGAATCCATCGTATGAGGAAAAAGAAATCAAAG TATGCATCAAGTTCCTCTGGAGGAGAGAGTTCCTGTGATGAAGGAAGGATCCGTCGACCACCACATTTGCGGCCCTTCCATCCTCGCACCGTGGCTCTTGACCCAGATCTACCATCATTCCTCAGTGATCCTGACTACTCTTCAAGTAGTGAgcaatcatgtgacactgtaaTTTATGTTGGCCCTGGTGGTGCTGCCATCTCTGATCGGGAGCTCAGTGACAACGAAGGACCCCCAGCATTTGTTCCCATCATCCCCTCTCTTAACCGTAAGCAACGAGGGAAAGAAGGGCCAGTTGACCGTGATCACTTCAAATGTAACACCTTTGCTGAGCTTCAGGAACGATTAGAATGTATCGATGGTAGTGAGGAACCTACAGACTTTGTTGGAGAATCTGGAGGGAATTCTGCAAGCCCTAAAATGGATCGTGATGCAACCAAGTTGAAAGAAGGCTCTGGCTGCGTTTCAGTTTCTCCCAAGACTCCTACCAAAGCAATCTTACCAACACAGGACAGCATATCCAAAAAGTCAAGTTCTGTTGCCAATAAACTACCTGGCAGTCCAAAACACAAATCCAAATTAGAACATTCCATGTTGCAAAGTGCCACATTGGACAAAGATCTCAGAGACATATCTGAAAGTAGGACAAGTGCAGATGGTGAAAAGGTGCAAATATCAGATAATGATGCACTCCTATGCACTCCAGGAAAACAAAGTAAACCAACAGTATCCCAAAACTCAGAGCCTGTGGTTAGGGAAAAGGTATTTTTCACTAAGAAGTTACCTAAGCCTGCTCCTCCACCTCCACAACAAAAAGACTATGTCAGGGTCAGTAGTGAAAGTGAAGAAAAGTCTGCCACAAGAATACCACCAATTGGGATGAGTCATCAAAAAAGAGGGGATTCAAATGAGAAATCAACTGTAAAAATCCATAATCTTAATTCCAGAACTTCAGGGGAAATGAGGTCTAATCTTAGGGAAAGGTGCATGGAGAAAGACATATTAAGGACAACTGTAACCCTTAAACAGCCAGTTGAGCTAAATGGTGAGGATGAGCTAGTATTTACTCTTGTAGAAGAGTTATCAATTGGCAACATTGTTGACAATGGAAGGCCCTCCAGTATTGTGAGTTTCAATAGTGATTGCTCACTACAGGCCCTTGCCTCTGGATCACGACCAGTAAGCATTATTAGCAGTATCAATGATGAATTTGATGCCTATACATGCAATGTTGGTACCTCAgagtcaaatattaaaatggtgACACCTTTACAGGAGCAAGCATGCACTTCACTTGGCAGCCGTGGTTCTTCTATCACTTCATGGCTTAGTGAAGTAAGTGTCTGTACTCTGGAGAGTGAAGGTGCCCAAACAGTAGATGTCTTTCTCCCTCAAGGTACTCATACAGGCCCAGACAGCAGCTTCTACCTTGATTCTCTTAGGATGTTCCAAAGCAGCCCACAAAAGGAACCTAAAAACTCCCTCAATGATAGTGGCTGTAGCTTTTCAGATTTGGACAGTGACAGTGCTATATCAAACAAACTCTCTCTTAGCAAGTGTCCATCATCTCCAGAGGCCCCACAGCAGTCTGCCAAAAGTTTACCAAAGCTGGCAAAGGCAAATACCATTCATTTATCTGATCCCAAGTCTTTTCAAGATTCTCAAGTTGTCCAGTGTAGTCTTTCCAGGAAATTAAAACCTACCTCATTCGCAACCCAGAGTAGCAGTATCAGCGGAAGCAGCTCCAGTAGCAACTGGAGACGTGAGCCACCAAGGCAAGACTGCATACCAGATCCATGGCACCAAGTAGATTGTTCACTGGAGCCTTCTGTAACCTCTAATTCAGGTTCATCCAGACTGGTTAAAAATGGACTGAGTGGAATTCCTGCAAGAAAAGCAGGCACAAGCAGCAACAGTGTACCTCGATTACCCAAAACACTAGGGTCAAATCCATCCCAAAGGGTGGTGGACGGGTGTGAAAAATCCAGCAACAACAGGAAGATGGAATCCCCAAGTAAGATGCCACAGCTCAGACGAGGTGCAACAACACTTGGGACAGTTCCAGTCATACATTCATCAATTGAAGTCAAGCTTGCTCAAGATATTGGTTCTTCAGGAGGAAGTTTAAAGTTTGCCTCTTTAGGAAAAAGTGGAAAAGCAAGCAAGCAGGAGGAGAGTATCTCAAAACCTGGCAATGTctcaccacctcctcctccagtTCGCAAATCTAGTTTAGATCAAAAGAATCGAATCCTGTTTCCCTCAAGTGCCTTAAAGTCTGCTTATGAGGCAGGAAAGTCTTTAGGACCAAGGGCTACAGGTTTAGAGGATGATATTGATCTTAGCTTTAGAGGTGATTCAAATAGTTTAAGAACATCAAACTTAAAGTCAGAGCATAGTTTGATAAAAGCAACCTCTAGTCTCAAAGCTAGAGGAGCTAGAGGTGATACAGGGCAGCTTTATGGAAGCCAGGTATCTCTAGAAAGATGTGACAGTTTGTCATCTCTAGGGTCAAAACCTGCTCTTAGTAGAGAAAACAGTGGTGCTAGTCTCAACAGCAAGTCAAGCAAGTCTGTCGTTAGGTTTGGATCACCCGTTGCGACCTCTTCCCCAATTGCTACCTCTCCACCTTCTTGTATAAACCCAGTAACCACTGTAAAAAGTGGGATTGTCAAAGGTAGCCTTAACACAAGACAAATACCTGTTAATGCAAACAAAGCTCGTACATTATCTGCAAGCAACTCCAAAGCTCTGAGCTCATCCACCAAATCTCTTGTGGTACCTACAACAAGGAATGCCAACCTTCCACCATCAGGAAAGACTGCATTACCTCGAGCAACAGTAGGAGGCAATGGTAAATCTACAAGGGGAACAATAATGGGTACCAAGCAAGCAATGCGGGCAGCAAACAGTCGCGTTAGTGAGTTGGCCTTGGCCAATCCTTCTGGGAAACATGCAAAGGGCTCAGGTGATTCAGACAGTGGCAATGACAGTGGAGTGAACCTCAATGATGACAAGCATACCCCAATCCCCATTCTCCCATCTCCATATAGTAAGATCACAGCCCCCAGAAGACCTCAGCGCTACAGCAGTGGTCATGGAAGTGACAACAGTAGTGTCTTAAGTGGAGAGTTGCCTCCTGCCATGGGACGAACTGCACTCTTCTACCACAGTGGAGGGAGCAGTGGATATGAGAGCATGATCCGTGACAGTGAAGCTACCTGTAGTGCTTCTTCAGCCCATGACTCCATGAGTGAAAGTGGGATGTCCTCCTCTGGCCGCACAAGGAGCTCAAAAGCACCCAAGAAGAGGTCAAATG GCCTCCAGAGGAGACGTCTCATCCCAGCTCCCTTACCGGACACCTCTTCCCTGGGGAAGTCTGGCACCACGGGTCAGTGGGTGGATCTTCCCCCTATGTCCGGGCCACTGAAAGAGCCTTTTGAGATCAAAGTGTATGAAATTGATGACGTGGAGAGGCTTCAGCGGCGAAGACAAGAAAAGACAGATGAG GGCCTGATGTATTTTAACACTAAATTAAAGGTTCTTGAGAAACGGCAGCAGCAAATCAGAGATCTCAGAGCTAAGCATAAGACTCTCAAAGAAGAGCTAGAGGACACAAAGTCTAGATTAATGATGGAACCCAGCAAGTGGATTGGAGAGT TTGAGGTGGATGAAGATTTGGATCAGGAGTCGCAAGAGTACTTGGAGGCATTGGAGCAGGCTACGGCTGAACTGGAATATTGCGTCAACCTATGCAAGTGCCGTGTCATGATGGTGACCTGCTTTGACATCCGAGTAGCATCCGACATGCAGGAAGGACCGCGAGAAGTGGAGGTTTAA